CAGGAAGCCTCCCCTTTCCGGCCGCAATGGCCCCTGAGGAAACGAGGGTCACCTCCTTGCCTGAGCCCACGAGTCTTGCGATCTGGTCGCTCAGGCCGTCTATCATCGAACGGTCGAGCCCGGCAGAATCGGAAAGGACAGCGCTTCCGACCTTTATAACGACCCTCCGGGCGGAAAGAATCCGCAAACGCCCAGCCGGGATAGAAGATGCTTCATGCCTCATGGTCTGTTTCCGGGCCATTGTGGATGAGCCTACGATACAACCCCTCCATGAGGTCGTGAAGACCCTGCCCGGTTAGGGCCGACACCAAATGGACGTCTATCCCCTGTTCCGCAAGGGCCTTCGCCAGACCTAAGGCCTCCTCAGGCCCCACCAGATCCACCTTGTTGAGTGCGACCATGGATGCCTTTTCGAGAAGGGAGGCACTGAATGAGCGTAGCTCTGCCCGCACCATCTCGAAGGTCTCAAGGGCCTTTTTGTCTGAGGCATCCAGGACGTAAAGGATGACCCGGGTCCTTTCGATATGGCGCAGAAACTCTATGCCCATTCCTGCACCCTGATGCGCCCCCTCTATGAGACCAGGGATGTCGGCCACCACAAAGGACCGTTCGTCTGAAAGCGTGACCACGCCCAGGTTGGGGGCAATGGTGGTGAAGGGATAGTCGCCTACCTTGGGCCTGGCAGCAGATATGCGGGCAAGAAGCGAGGACTTTCCTGCATTAGGGGCACCTACGAGCCCCACATCCGCGATGAGCTTGAGCTCGAGCCAGAGATCCCGCTCCTCGCCGGGAAGACCAGGCTGGGCATAACGCGGGGTCTGCCTGCGCGCAGTTGCGAAACGGGCGTTACCGAGCCCGCCCTTTCCCCCCCGTGCCGCGATCCAGGTCTCGCCGTAAACGGTAAGGTCAGCGAGGATCCTTCCTGTCTCAGCG
The sequence above is a segment of the Deltaproteobacteria bacterium genome. Coding sequences within it:
- the obgE gene encoding GTPase ObgE; this translates as MIFLDEVRIHVAAGNGGAGCVSFRREKYVPKGGPDGGDGGDGGNVLLRVAPGLNTLSAFRHKRLFRAEHGAGGGRSDRKGRNGKDLVIQVPAGTVVRDAETGRILADLTVYGETWIAARGGKGGLGNARFATARRQTPRYAQPGLPGEERDLWLELKLIADVGLVGAPNAGKSSLLARISAARPKVGDYPFTTIAPNLGVVTLSDERSFVVADIPGLIEGAHQGAGMGIEFLRHIERTRVILYVLDASDKKALETFEMVRAELRSFSASLLEKASMVALNKVDLVGPEEALGLAKALAEQGIDVHLVSALTGQGLHDLMEGLYRRLIHNGPETDHEA